From the genome of Solanum lycopersicum chromosome 7, SLM_r2.1:
GAATctaagaataattatttttattcaaaatcgaTGGATAGTGTCCTAATCTGCGTCGCTTTTAGGTGCGACATTGTCCGTcgatttttgacaattttttagtAACGCTAATTAATCAGTCAAAGTTATTATAAGTTATTAGCTAAGTTTGTTAGAAGGCTAACTAACTCATCTGCCGTTTATAAATACATCTAATATGTATTGAAGGATTAAGCAATTAAATAAGAATCAAAGACTCATGTGAGCTGataatctttttcttctctctaaTCAATTTTTCTGCCTTTCTTCTTTTACAAAATATTCAAGTTCACAAACACATTAATAAATTTGAACCTAAGTACAAGACCCTATTGACCTATTCTTAGGGCTTGCtttcttttcattatatttcatcattattgtgatatatgttgttcttattttatttaatagatTAATTTAACTTATGTGTCCTTAGATTACTTATCAAATTCGACTATACCATTTTATGagtaaattatacaataaatttaaatcaataattaagCATTTTAAAACAGAGAGGAAGTGACTGATTTACTAAGTAACTTCTTTTTGGAACAAATTAAAAGGAAAGATTGCTTAAGCTACGGtcaaatcaaatattattcttattttattttataaaaaaaatctcgaTAGAGGATAGAAAAGGCAGTCCTTGTCTCTTTATGTATCAATCTGCTTAAACAGTCTGTccaaatatatatctttaaaaataacttatgcCTACATTATCCTAATTTGTCTTTTACCATTTGCCTTATTTCATCCGTGATGATCCTTTTTTCTTTCACTCAAttagatttatttaatttttacatgATGTGACTATAGAGCCGGATCCACACGTACGtgcatttattaattttgagaaaaaaatgtatgAGAATGTATGTGCGCATgtgcattaattaattttgaaaaaaaaacaaatgtagCCAACGATATAGTTACAAATATGAAGCAGAAACAAGTCATTGACTCCATCAACGTCATAAAAAAAAGAGTGCAaattactataacaaaaataacttttagcggcattaaatattgatattaataaagagtgttaaagtttTTATCGACATTAGTTAAGcgtcattagaaccaatgtcgctaaaaGCTTTAGAGATATATACAATGAGTGACAagtgccgctaaaaatacatatttagtggcaattaaaagttaaatgccgctaatgattatttttattgtagtgaATACAAATTAAACATTGCTTCAGAGAGGGAAACCAAGTTTCAGATTGTTTAGCAAAATTGGCTTCTTCTTCTCACCAGGTGCTGATCACTCAACTCTATTCCAATCTCCCTAGACAAGCTAAAGGTCTCTTTCTACTGGACAAATGGTAATTGCCTAGTATTCGGAGCAAATATGATAAAGCAAATCTCTTTGTAAGCTAGTTACTTTCTTCTTTATAAATTTAGAAGGTTCTATAGTAGTTTTTATAAGCCTTTTAGTTTTCTGTGACGGATCAGTGTTGTATTGAGGTCAGTGCTACTCCCCCTCTAATATGTTTTGCTAATACAACACACCCTATTCGggtaattgattaaaaaaagaaacaaatgtatatatgtattgTTTGAGATATGAGATATTTCATTAGGCACTATAAGAACTGTAAGAGTTagtgtttcaattaattttgaaacaaattcatccattttgaaataacaaatacatgaatgtgagttgtaacattcatttattttaattctatgtTACAAACATTTgcaagaagttttttttttaattctacgtTATGGGTTTTTGAAAGACAAGTTTTTTGTTTCCAATTCATGAACCTAataaattctattaattaaaaaatctttttcttgcaaaactttttatcctataaattgagtttcCTTTGGTTGAAAAAGAGAAgcattcaaacaaaaatacttTCCCTTGAAAACACTTGTGAGACATTGATCAAAAGGTGAAATCACcaattcaagaatagaagaGCAACATTCTTGAATGCTACTTGTTTTGTGGCTTAGTTGAATCCCGAAGATAAagttgttatttattcttcCGATTGCTCGTGGGAGAGACTCCAACTATCTTCAAGAAACGTATTAATGTGCCTCTAAGCCAAgcaagttttattttgtattccttgtaattttatcattcttgttcatttgttctaaCAATTTGAAGATAGTTGTCTCTATGGCATCCACATCAATAACGAACAGTATTCCATCTTTGCCTAAtcctaattttgaaatatttgatggaaaagaCTTTTCTAGATGGCGTGGAAAGATGGAATTCTTTTTAAGACGATTAAAGCTAGCATATGTTCTTGAGAAACCTTGTCCCGAGGCTCCTAGTTCTGAGGTAGCAACGGACGAGGCTACtttaattaaagaacaaattGCCAAATGGCAAGATGATGATTATTTATGCAAGAATTATATTCTTGGAGGAATGtccaataaatattatgatcaatattatattaagtgTAAATTTGCTAAGGAGATTTGGGATACTCTTAAAGCTATTCATTTAGCAGAAGAGGCGAGTTCAAAGAAAtttcttatttcaaattatatggAGTTCAAAATGGTTGATGACTAGTCAATCACTGAACAAGTACAAGAATTTCAACTTATAgctaataaaattgttataactGGAACTGCTCTTGATGAAAACTTTCATGTTGGTGCGATTGTCTCAAAACTTCCTCCATCTTGGAAAGAATACAGAAGCAAGCTTTTATACAAGAAGGAAGATTTGACTCTTGAACAATTATTGCAACACTTGCAAATTGAACAAGAGACAAGATACCGCGCCAATAGCATCTTGAGGGAGCCTATCATGAAAGCTCATGTTGTTGAAGAAAAGATCAAAAAGGAACCTgccaataataaatttttgaaggcAAAGAAGAGTAAAAATTTCAAGCGtactaattctaattctaagtCGATTGAATGTTATCATTGTCATAAAATTGGTCATTATGCACGTGATTGTAAAATTCTTAAAgctgaaaagaagaaagaaaaggcaaataacaatacaaaaaatgacTGGTGGCAATGGTCACAGAAGCATTTGTAGCTGGAGATCAAGTGGAATGGTGGATAGACACTGGTGCAACTCGTCATATATCAGGTAATCGAAATTCTTTCACGACATATGAATTAGTGGGGGGCGATAAAGTTTTGCATATGGGAAACTCATCCTCTGCTAAGGTTGTGGGAAAGGGAACTATTGAACTAAAATTCACTTCCGGAAAGATGGTCACATTGATAGACGTATTGCATGTTCCTAATATTCGAAAGAACTTGGTGTCAGGTATGCTTCTTTCGAAACAtggttttaaaatgatttttgaggcagataaatttattttgtctaaaCAAGGCATGTTTGTTGGAAAAGGTTATGCTACAAATGGCATGTTCAAACtcaatattgaaaatgaaaatatttctgCTTATATTGTGGAGTCTTTAGATTTATGGCATAAACGTCTTGGTCATGTGAATTTTAGATCCATTAAACTTATGATGAAAAATGGATTAATTAAAGACTGTGGAAAGGATCATGTTGCTAAGTGTATTACTTGTAGTAAAtgtaaaataacaaagaaacctTTTAAGTCTGTTGAAAGGATATCCACAATTTTGGAATTAAtccacactgatatttgtgagaTGGATTGTTTATCGCGTAAtggaaaaagatattttatcattttcattgaCGATTACTCAAGGTATACATATGTCTTTCcattaaaaacaaaagatgagacatttgagacttttaaaacatataaagcagaagttgaaaataaattgagtttgaagattaaatcaattagatctgatagaggtggagaatatttaaaatcaaattttattgatttttgtgaaaaagaaggcaTTGAGAAACAATTGACTATGTCttatacaccacaacaaaatggtgtagcagaaagaaaaaatagaactttcaTTGAAATGGTTAACTCTATGCTTTATGGATCTGGTATCACTGAAAATTTATGGACTGAAGCCTTATTTTCTGCATGTCATATTTTGAATCGAATTTATTCCAAGAAACATGATTCATCTCCATATGAACTTTGGAAGAATCGAAAgccaaatataaattattttaaagtatgggGTTGTTTGGCTCATGTTAGATTACCAGATCAATAATTGACTAAGATTGGATATAGAGGAGTAGATTGTGTATTTATTGGTTATTCACAAACCAGTAAGGCTTATAGATTTTTGAATCTTGAGACTCCAAGCCCTCACACAATTATTGAATCGTTGCATGCTAACTTTTTTGAGCATATATTTCCtaagaaaaaaaagtctttGGAACAAAATACAAGTTCTTCTATATCTactcttaaaagaaaaatagttgaaCCTTTGGAAGAAAGTCAACCAAGACGTAGTGCAAGATCAGCTAAACCAAGAGACTTTGGACCAAATTTTCAAGTCTATTTAGTTGAAAGGGATCCTGAAAGTTATGCTGAAGCAATGGCTTCACATGATGCTCCTTTCTGGCGtgaagctattgatgatgaaatgCACTCCATTATGTCAAACAATACATGGATTTTATCAGACATTGGTTGTAGATGGATCtttagaaagaaattaaaatctgATGGAACCTTAGATAAGTACAAAGCTCGTTTGGTGGCAAAAAGTTTTACTCAATTGAaagatattgattattttgatacatttgcacCTGTAGCTTGAATGACTTCTATTCGACTCTTGATTGCTTTAGCCGCAATTCATAGCCTAGTaatacatcaaatggatgtgaagactgcatttctgaatggagatctAAATGAAGAGGTTTACATGAATCAACCAGAAGGATTTGTCGTTCCTGGTCAAGAACACAAAGTTTGTAAGCTTCTTAAATCTCTTTATGGATTAAAACAAGCTCCAAAACAATGGAATGAGAAATTTAGAAGAGTAATGATTTCTAATGGCTACTCAATCAATGGTGgtgatatttgtatatttagcaaatttcaagaaaaatctggtgttataatatgtctttatgtagatgatatgctgatcTTTGGAACTGATATTGAAAgagtcaaagaaacaaaaaattttctagcttctcaatttgaaatgaaagatcttggagaagctgatgtaattctgggtattaaaattataagatcaGCGAATGGCTTGactcttactcaatcaagttatATTGAGAAAGTTCTAAAGAGGTTTGGTCACTTTAATGACAAACCTGCTCCTACACCATTTGATCCTAGCATCAAACTAATGCGGAACTCTAGTGATGTTCTCGATCAGCTGACATATTCTCAGATTGTTGGGAGTCTTATGTATGCCATGCATTGTACCAGTCCGGATATTGGTTATGCAGTAGGAACTTTGAGCAAGTTTACTAGTAATCCCGGAGTTGAACATTGGAATGCCTTGATTCGTGTTTTAAGATACCTGAAGGGTACAATTAATGTTGGCCTGCATTATTCTACATTTCCCATTGTTCTTGAAGGTTATAGTGATGCTCCTTGGAATTCTGATCCGAATGACTCTAAATCTATTACTGCTTGGATTTTCACTTTGGCTAGAGCAGCgatctcttggaaatcaaagaagcaAACATGTATTACTCATTCAACCATGGAGTCAGAATTTATAGCTATGTCTTCTGCCGGAGAAGAAGCTGATTGGTTGCGATCAATGCTGATAGATATTCCTTTATGGAGTAAGCCAATACCACCTTTAACTATCTATTGTGATAATCCAGCTGCTATATTTCGGGCTTCAAGTGACTGCTATAATGGCAAGTCGAGACAAGTTCGTCTCAAACATAATCATGTCACAAGATTATTGGAGGAAGGCGTGATATCGCTTCAATATGTGAAGTCCAGATTTAATTTAGCGGATCCTTTGTCTAAAGGGTTAGGCAAAGAGTTAGTGGTGGAAACTTGTAATGAGATGGGAATAAAGCCTGTTGTAAATTAATTGTACTTTATGGTAACCTACCTAATGATGTAATCTtgggttcaaagggaaaaacaagTAAAGTTACAATTGTGAAGCACAtcaataaaattcttattttcaaaataaaatgaaataagtagATGTGCATGATTGAGATTCGTTTCtcttcataaatttataagaCCAATCTTGGTTGGAGTTAGTAAGAAAActcttgataattttttttttcgatATTCCTACTGAAGAGAAGGATGAGATTATGTTCTCTTAATAAGTCTATAAATCGATTTCGATTGGAGTGTGTAGGAATACTCTTGATAGATTTACCGATACTTTGTGTAAAGGAGGATGagattaatttttcttaatgaaGTTTATAGACTATTTGGTCGGAGTATGCAAAGTTACTCTTGATGAATTCACCTCACTAAGTGCGAAGTGGAGGCCGCTTCAATAAGATTTTAACAGGAAATCTTAAGCACTTGGCTAAAAAGGATTCAAGACACATGGTCGTAAGGTGTCAAAGGATTTTGATTTTCACAGGAACATAGTGATATGCGTGGAGTATTTTTCTAACTTCATTCAATGATGCACTTAGTTCAAGATTTGTTCACTAAGTAGTCAATGATTTAGAAAAACCTTCACTAGCTAATGGTTCAAGTCCAAAAGACACCATTATTGATGCATGTTGCTAGATTAatgtctcaaaatattttttggattttttaaagataaaatttcttgaaacaaGTGGGGGATTGTAAGAGTTagtgtttcaattaattttgaaacaaattcatccattttgaaataacaaatacatgaatgtgagttgtaacattcatttattttaattctatgtTACAAACATTTgcaagaagtttttttttttaattctacgtTATGGGTTTTTGAAAGACAAGTTTTTTGTTTCCAATTCATGAACCTAataaattctattaattaaaaaaactttttcttgcaaaactttttatcctataaattgagtttcCTTTGGTTGAAAAAGAGAAgcattcaaacaaaaatacttTTCCTTGAAAACACTTGTGAGACATTGATCAAAAGGTGAAATCACcaattcaagaatagaagagcaacattcttaaatgctacttgttttgtggcttagttgaatcccgaagatagagttgttatttattcttcCGATTGCTCGTGGGAGAGACTCCAACTATCTTCAAGAAACGTATTAACGTGCCTCTAAgccaaacaaattttattttgtattccttgtaattttatcattcttgttcatttgttctaaCAAGAACTGTAAAACTAATTGGTGCACTGGTTTAAACCTTGTGCTCTCGTCATTTTGAGTgtttattttttccatattcATGGGAGAATCTTAAAAACCATTGCAAGACAAAATGAAATATGACGGTTGGTGGTTGCCTTACAATAGAGGATGAAAAGATATATAATTGGAGGTTACCaattaatatgatattatatatgtcTAAGAAAGGAATAAGGGCAATTAGTAATGAAATGACGTAATTTTGTTGTCATTATTTAAGTGTCAAAATGATGCTACTACTGAATTATTGGAAAACACATACATCATACATGCTCAATTACCCTCAAAACAAAGAGATTTGAATTGGTAGAAATATAATTAGGTTGAAACTTGATGTCATTACTAGACAAACAGATGGCATTATTGAAACtttttaattatacaattacataTTCTAGCACTTCTTAATTAGTAGTGATTAATTAATATCCCTCTTTACGTTTGTTCTTGTTAGGATTTCTgccattattattttatcatatttgaattattttttttaggaatgaaagttaaaaatcataattaattttattttttttcaaagaaaaatataaatcttctttcatatttatttataccTTTTTTTTCAAGGAAAATTTGGAGCTAATTGAAAGTTGTTCTTCTCATACAACAACGTAATAAAATCTATGATAATTATTTAAGAGTCTTGTTTAGGTGaaggttttttattttgatattttctttaactatgaaaataattaaattttagttcttctcatattaacatgattaaaaaatatattttatcttaaaatattaatcaaaatacatatttttttttttaaaattgaaatgcGACAAGTATTTGGGGAGAACATTTTTTAAACGGATATTTAGACGGCAATATTATAGCACAGGTTAAAAGTTGTATTTTGGTTTAAGAGTTGTagtttgtttgatttttggaagatatttcctcttttaaaaaaataaagtatatttaaatccagacatcatgacttaatattGGTATAAATTTAGAGTCGGTGTGGAATTACAGCTAAAAACTGCTtatttttagaagtatttttcaaaaataatttcatagaGAAGTGCTTTTAATAAAGAGCtatttttgtttagttaatTCATTTGAAAAGTATTTTGATAAGTGGATTATTgtgtttgactttttttttaaaaaaaatacttttgaaaattaaattacggaaaaaaaaaagtaactatCCATGCACTTTTAAATTAAGATTATCTTAAATctctattataaaaattttaattaaatttttatttttattaaattaaaatgcacatatttaaattttcaatcaatattactcatacataaaaaatcaaatatcaatatattattaatatgataatttaaatatataattaaaagtatcaagcaaaataaattaagaaatcatGTCACAAAAAAATCACTGTATACGAAAAAAtcatcacaaaaataaaataaatatacgaGATATGTTGATAAGTATGTATATTGGACATGGATATTGTGgtcttgaaataaatagttttcTGCTTCTCCTTTTTTTAAGAGGGAAAAATGTTTGATATACcccttaattttttcatttggagctgatataccacTAGTTATAAAttgtggctcatatatgcctttaccgttatacaaacagTTCACacatacccctgccgttacaaaatgactcatatatacccttcatttaacggaagttaaaaaattagttttaaatttatatttattacttttaattttaaaaaaaaattatttagggtatatatgattttctatcaaagttcaaggtatattttaatttttttcatacataaattattttttgacctcttttattataattatttgagtttcttattattattttatttttttctttcattccttagtttaaagaaaaaaaatttaaactattttttttctatattgtaatttgatttttgtattcgaacattttttttggtcatctacaataagttttacaagaatattagtggaacataaatatatttgattatcaaaataataattctaaattagtcattgcaacaaaaaaaaaagtcaaaagaatatgtttgacgaggattgaATTTACtgggattatatttttgtagaaaaaataataaaaagttagattaaaattatatttttttcatttccgttaaaggaaaaaggtatatgtgagtcatttgtttacaaCAGGGGTATATATAAGTCACATTCATAACAAGgcg
Proteins encoded in this window:
- the LOC138337408 gene encoding uncharacterized protein, coding for MASTSITNSIPSLPNPNFEIFDGKDFSRWRGKMEFFLRRLKLAYVLEKPCPEAPSSEVATDEATLIKEQIAKWQDDDYLCKNYILGGMSNKYYDQYYIKCKFAKEIWDTLKAIHLAEESITEQVQEFQLIANKIVITGTALDENFHVGAIVSKLPPSWKEYRSKLLYKKEDLTLEQLLQHLQIEQETRYRANSILREPIMKAHVVEEKIKKEPANNKFLKAKKSKNFKRTNSNSKSIECYHCHKIGHYARDCKILKAEKKKEKANNNTKNDWWQWSQKHL